Genomic window (Takifugu rubripes chromosome 1, fTakRub1.2, whole genome shotgun sequence):
ATCAAGTTTACACTTTTGTGATCAGTAAAGCCTAGTTTCTGCTTTCTTCAACTTCCTCCAGAGCCGGGCTGGAgccaggaggcagaggaggccaTAGAGTCGCTGGACAAGCAGCTGAGGAGTGAACCTCGGTTCAGGCAGGCCCTGAGGGACACCATCCATCCCACAGGAGCTACAGCTCGGCTCACGTGCATTGTCAACGGTAGGGTGAAGGAACTGAAATATTGCTCAGCCAAATGCTAAATCTGCCGAAAAATGACAACAGGCTTTTTCTAAGTTCAATCTGGGGGCGTTAGTGATGGCATTGGTCCAAGAAGTCCTTGTGCGAAGGATTTAATGACGGAGAGTCTAAATGTTGCTGTACAAACATGACCTAAACTGAGAGGCTCCTCGGTCAACTAACAAGGAAACCAGATTCATAAAGGTTTACAGCAGCCGCTTTAAACTGATTTTGCATGTAATTTGTTTTCttggtgtgatttttttttttttttctaggtTACCCCCAGCCGACGGTGCAGTGGCTTCAGAATGGGAACCCCGTGACTGAATCGAGCAGAACGacaatggaggaagaggaagacgggCTCTGCGCTCTGGTTCTGGCTGATTTGAACCCTTCTGACTCTGGGGTTTACACGTGCAAGGCTAGCAACAAGCAGGGAGAAGCAACATGCTCAGCCAAACTCAAAGTGGGGATGTGACCACAGAGAAAAAGCTTCTGACATGAGACGAACAAGTTATGGGCTCCAGCGGCCATTAAATGACACAACTCTTGCACAGACGTGTATACTCGGGACACAACATGCACACCTTGTGTTTACTTTTGCACATGAATATCAACTGTACTTGTTTTAAAGTAACTGTCTTAATACTGTTTGATAACTTTCTACCcttgaatgaaaaataaaaactgcatTACTCAATGAAATGTGGCTGTACTGTGTAAAGATCACACAGCTAAGTTTCCACAGATGTGAATTTATTGACATTGTGGAACCTTTTTCAACATTAACAGGAGGTTCAGGTGAACAGAAATAGAAGTTCTACAAAGTTCCCTTACAGATTGCAAGAGCTCTATATCCTTTAAATCATCTTTTAATGCCCAGTGCATTTATGTTCCCTCTATTGTGATGATTCAACTGACTGTAATGCACATTACTACATTAAttagtgtttttaaaatatttaatattgcAATCATTCTTTTAAACATGACACATGCACGAGTGTTTCAGATATCTAAAAAGAGctgcaccttttggggaaaatgaAATCTTTGTTAAGGATACCCAATTAAATCCTCTGTTTAAGTGTGATCTCTCTGAACACTATGTAAGGCAACGGTTGCTCATGACGatccaaaatggctgctgaaTGTTCTACCGTCCTGTCTGCTGGATTCGCTTTTGAAGAAGATTCCAAGCTTTCAATACCTTATTAAAATAAAGAGGGTTTGGGCATAAGTATCAGAAATATAACATTTTCATGTGTTCTGTCATGTTGGCAACATGTGCATCTGACCTGTTTTTGAGTGACCTGTGGCTCCCACAGTGTGCTGAGGACCACATTTGCACGCTCTACTTGTTTGGCGTTGGACCACTGGCTCTGCAGCCGGCGCAGGGCATCTTCTGAGCTCACACCGTCTCGCTCTGTTATCCTAGTTACTGCCTAGAAGAAGAATATGAGAGGAGGCATCAACGTTCTAAGATCTCAGTTCAGCTTAAAAAGAATATGGCTTTGGCGCCCTCTAGTGACTTAAACACATAGCAAATAGTCACCTATGTCAAAATATAGGGTTTGGGGAAGAAATCTTgttcaaattaaaatataaacaaCATTACTGTGTTGTATTGCCACTGTTCTTTGGTAAATACTGTTATAAAGACACAGGAGATTCAGGCTGGCGTGAGTGCAGGTCTGTAGGTACAAACACAGAATTACCTCCTCATCAGGTATAATGGTAACCCAGACTTCATGGACCATATCTGTCCATCCAGCCTCCAGAAGCACCGCtgcatccaccacacacacctgtttacctgccaaaaaagagaaacatttaacaaagtgaGAATCCAGATTTGTAAGTTCAGCACTTAATGATGTTGCTAAAACATTATAAGACATGAATGACTTTACAGGACagatagaaaagaaaagaatagaaaagaaaaaagaaaaagaaaataaaccctcTGCAGATATCAGATGACATAGCATAATAAATTCATACCATCTTCTCTTGCCTGTCTGATTTTATCCTTTACCAGAAGTGCAATCTCAGGCCATACGATGTCAGTTAGAGCTTTTAAGCGTTCCTAAATGataaaaagcaacttttttaGACGTCATACAAGAAGCGGTGCTCTCAAATTTTGCCGCTATGTAATAATACCCAGTCATATTACCTTGTTTCCAAAAACTTTTCTTCCTAACGCACGTCTGTTGATGGTTTTATCTTCATTCATGAGATCTAAAATAAGGAAATAAACATGTGGACTGAGTGTTATATTAAGAAGCAGGATCCATGTCAGCTAGTCTTGACTAGAAGTTAAATTTTGACCATCTTTATCAGGTCAGAGTTTGTTGCCTATCACTAAACATTGTATCTGTCAAGTTAAAATTTAAGCcaactatttaaaaaacaagCAGCTGGACAGCAATCATGTCCAACCGTCCAGTAAACACGAGCATCCCTACCTGGCCCAAATTCCTCCAGCACTCTGTGATAGGCCGCTGTGCCAGGCCAGTACACCTCGTGTCCCAGCTTGTCGCAGTCGATCCGAACTGCGCCCAGTGCCTCCAAGTGTCTGGCGATGGAGCTCTTCCCACTGCCGCTACCTCCTGTCAGGCCAATAACgtaaggaagaggggggagatgaGCCGTGTCCtaatgcagaagaaaaacaggagaaaagccAAGAATTATTAAAGAATATGTGCACCAAACTTATTCCTTTAAAGTAATCCACATTATTCTCTGGTGTGAGCAGACCACCTCCTCTTAACTCCTATTTACTCAACATCCGGATCCTTCTGTTGATCCGACCACACTTCCTTTAGGATgaattatagaaataattacAGCTGAACAAGTTCAGCTGTAATTTGGGATGAGCTGTAAAAataatctgcttttttttcGACCCAAAATCAACAACCACTGTAAAACCAGTTAAACATGCATTAAAGATGCATTTACCAGGGGAATAAAGCAAAATCTTATAAATAAGAAGCTTGAGCATAGCGTGTACGGCAGTGGGAGGAGCCTAATACCACAAAAAAAAGCGGGGTGACAGCTTTTAGTTCCTTTGCTACAATACTGACATTATTATAAATCATCCCTTATTGAAATATGAACAAATTTGAACGCAACTTACTGTAGGCGGCGTAAGAAGAGTGCCCAGCAGTCGAGAGCGtaggctggaggagctgatcttctcctcctctgtttcacTGTGGTGAGAATCTTTAAGCAGCTGGATCTCGTGAAGGACAAGCGCAGAAAGCCCCTGATTTAAAGAGAATAGAGGTGCCGTGATCTCTTGTACAGGCATCAAAAGTTATATTTTAATCAGCTTCTTAGGACAAAAACCGCTCAACCGATACTTGAGGCAACACATTGGGATAGGATGCACTTACATTCTCAATCCTTTTCTTGTTTACAGCCTCGCCTCCTTTTCTTGTCTCCTCGCTAACCACAATACACTGTAGCAACGGGTCAACTACAGATATCCCATAGGGGTCTTCGAGGGGAACGATCTCCACCTGTATCGAAGGTTTGACGTCGCGCAAAAACTCCTGAAGCTTCTCCACTCGCAGAGCGTAGGGCTcaatcagctccttcagcatttTTTCTAGAATTCAGAAGACACGGACGTCAGGCAGACCCCCTTTTGTTCAACCTTTTCACACATCCTCCAAATGGAACCATTCCTACAAACAAGCCAAAAAAACGACTCACTTTTCAACATTGCTTGGTCGCACACGCCAATCAGGAACCTTCTATTGGCTAGCAAGCATGAGATGTTGAGCAGGGTCTTGTGAGCCCCGTGAAGCCTGTCAAAtgtcccccccaccaccacatcaTTGTATGTGTGTAAAAATTCCGCCTTTCTTTCCGCGGTTTCAAGCGCTTCCTCTTTGTCCAGAAATTTTACCAGCTGTGGGTGAAGCAGAACTGACGACAGGCTGGGGCTGCAGACATAGCAGTGGCCCGTGTACCTTTGCAGGCACTGAGTAACCTGATGGGACTGTCCCGGGTCATGCAGAGGAAAGTCTGTGAGCACCACCTCTGGGGAGTGCGACAGACACTGCGGTGTGGGGAAGGGGCAGTTTGCGATGGTCTGACCCCCGTTAGTGGCACAAACATTGGTCAGCAACACACGGACGTCAAGGTGGCCACATATGTCAGCTGCATTACTGTAAACCCTGGAAATAAATGAAGACAGGTCCACAACCGGTGGTATGAAAACTGGCCGAGGCTGGGTGCTGCTACCCAGGTTCAGCCCCGGGTGCAGGTGAACGTAGAGCGTGCGCTCCACAAGTTGTGCAGCTGAACTGAGCACTGGAGCAATGCGCAATTGGAGGGTATGGAGAGGAGATGTCAACACTAGGATTCCCGTGCTGAACATGGACATGGTTACTGGTTGATCCTGCAACTCTCTGCGGATGACCCCCGGTACCTGAAGAGTACCTCCTAGAAACGGAGAAAGCACTGTGTTGGGTGGAAAGTAGAAAGGTAGTTTAGAATAACAAAATTATTCATTATAAGCACATTACAATATTCACACAACCTATAAGAGCATATTGTAAGTGTAATCATGAGAACTTTGTTTATATTAGCAACTGTGGTTCTGCGGGAGGTCGTTTCCAAGTGCAGTTCTATTCGCACCAATAGGTGGTGCTGTTGGGCCGTAACCCGTTGGGCTTCTCACAGCCGCCCCCAAAAGTGTCTTGCCAACATTTCTCCCATCAACTGCCGACAACCGAATCTAATAAAAGTACTATTACGCTAATTGACTGCAACATTTCTCTCTCCTGTTGTGCTACACGGAGGATGCGATGTATTGAATTATTTGACTGACAATGGCACTCTTATTGCCTAATGCTTCTCTGACAGCTTCCTCAATGCTGAGGCTCGAAGTCAACAATGTAGTTGAACACAAGAGTATTCCTTAAATCACGTTAAATGAAGTACGCGAAAAACGGCCAAAGGACATCTGGaaaaagacaccccccccccgcccctcaaaaTTCAGAATTGAGTACTGCTCCTTCACTTGACCTCTCGTCAAATAAACTTATGTTGCAATGTTCACATTCCCTACAATGTCACGTAAAGTGTTCATTTATAACGTTGTAATGAGTCAGATAATTCTGCAGCTTCAGTATGAAGGGAAGTGCCAATTTTCAGAATAATGCGCCTGGAAAGCAAACCTGAAAATTTGAATTGGCACTTACCCGCTCAGCGTTGAAGCGATATTTCTGTAATTAACGAGGAAACAGTGTAAGTCCCTGCAGCTAGCTGACAAGCAGCGTTTGCAAGTATCACGTGACCGTTTCTTCTTCGTTTAAGCAGCTGTGACAAGCATTAAACTGCATTTGCGCCATCTAGCGTTCGAAATGCGCAACATGACAAATTCTGGAAAATGCCACGCATTTATGAATACCGGTACAcctaattaaaaaaacaaaaaaaaaaaacaagttgtcATACACCCCCAGCTACTGCACCGTATACTACTGTTTACTGCTCACGAGGTAACATGAAGTACTTCGTGCATATTTTGCAACATTTCTCATTCCACTGCACCAAGTAAAGTAAAAATAAGTCCGCTTCCAATAATCAAACTCCATTAAAGTTAGTTAAAAGAATCCTGAAGCAAAATTGTGAATTTCACATTGGaagtttttaattaaatcacaaCCCCCCCGGCTGTCTCTCTACTCCGACTTGCGTTAACTGTGTGAACAGCGCCCTCTACCACGAATGACTGGAATCTTTCCATCGAACAGATCCACTACAAAGtgtagaaaaaatatatatagacgtaaaaaaaaaattggaaactGCGTTAGCATGATAAATGATTATAGTACTGAAAATACTAAACCAATACCTAATATCAGGATTTAAATGTTTAGAGGTTAACTACAAAACTTGACATTAAAAGCCTACTCAGCTATTTTTCATTTGAGGCAAATTTTTCTTTACTATAGTCTTATGTTCGTATGTTCAttgtacattaaaaaaagaaattacatCATTCCAAAATAATTTAAGACTGGAGTAATTGATTTTCAGCACATTTTAGAAAGTAAACACAGGCAGAGAATCTtggctgattttctttttaatgtataCTTTGAGGCCAACggtttagtttttaaaaaataaaaaagaaattaggTCTTCAAACTGTAGAAACACTTGCAAGCCCAGGGTTAACTAGGCAGAGGCATTGCATAATCAGCAAAATCACATCAgcacagataaaaacaaagactcaagttaaaaaaataagtgAAGGTCACATTGCAGTCACATAGAAGCCAAAGTGGCAGTAATTAAAAATTAAGACTTGGTTTGAATTTGGTCAGAGGAGTCAAACAGATGCCAGTGCTCTTTAAGAAAAGAATTGACAGAAAACAGCACAGCTGAAGAATGTTGCctaaaaaaacaagaaaggaaTAGCCACTACAATGAAATTCTTGACCATGAGCCTGCAGTGTCAGGCTTCACACTGTCAGTGGATGTCAGTTTATGAAGATGGACATGCACCTTTAGTTCAGTGTTACTCTCCTCTACataaaatatattaatttaCTTTCTTTTCGCTGGTGTTTTCACTGGCAGCTGAGTCATAATGGCACTTCTCCACACATCTCCTTGGAAACCACCCCCTTACACGTTCTCCCACTGTAAgtgcaaaagggaaaaaatagtTACAGTTTAATCAGGAAAAAAATCCCCCATTAAAATCAGTATTCTCATCTCACCTGCCACCTGCTGCTCGCTCAACATTTTGTCTCCATACATCCACCATCTAAACAAAGGAAGTGTTGCGTTACTACTGGACAGTCCTCCAGTTTAAATATCAGCGTGTTGTTGCTTTTGCTCCCTCTGTGTAACTTACTTGGTGCCGCGAGTGGCCAGAATAGTCTCGCCCTTACTGAGGGGAATGCGGGGCTCCTCAGTGCAGGGGGTTCGAAAAAATGTTTGGAGACCTTTGCTCAGAGGACAGCAAGCTCCGTTATAGTCCTCCACTGCCTGGTACTGGACCTGCTGGCCGAGTCATTCCACATACGTGGTTATTCTTATTGCTCTTAAATACTGAACTGCATGAATGGATATTATTGCATAACAGTATGCATTTTGCAGGTACTTACACTCCTCACTCGTTTATCAGCTTTCTGCTTCAGTTGTTCAATCTAGTTAGAGACGGATAGATTAACCGACAGCCATCACTGTTTTGCAGTAACCTACCTCAGTTTAAACGAGAAAAAGTGCACTGGGCATGAAAGCATCTTGAAAATGTTACATGCTTTGAATAGTAAAAACCCAACTAGAAGCGATTAAACATACAGTTAAGGTGTGCTGGTGACACTTTGGATGGACTGGCCACTCAAGGCCGTCACCCTTGGGCATCCCCGTCCAAGTAAAAACTTGCTTGAAATTAAGCCAACAGCTGCCAAGATCATACGGGAAGATGAATTCCTCCCCTGTTTGGTAGTGCTGTATTCGGTCTTTGGCCTAGTGGAAATAATAGGACAGTTAAAGTGTGCAATCAGATTATGAGCATACACCACACTACTGTGATGATCCAGAAAGCATCCCGACCTTTTCCTCAATCCAGGACTCGATTGAGGTCTTGTTACGAATGATGACCTTCATCTGAAAAAGGACACAAAACATACAGTAAGCAAGCAAGTAAGggttttgtttctgctgtggaTAATACATTTGACTCTTACAATATTCTTACAATTAAGTTTACAGAATACATCTGAACTTCTTTTTCACATCAGTATCACTAACACATTTCTATCATTCACAACTAAATATACAGGTTAAATCTACAGATTTGTTATGGTTCTCTCATGGAAGATGCAGTCCATTTTATTCACTAGTCAAATGCCTTTGTACATTTCAGAGTGTTGATGGCCTTAGGAGAAATGTACCTGTATGAAGAAAAGCATGCCAACAGCAATAGTGGTGCCCAATGCCAAACCTAAGGCAAAGAGTGTAGCAGCAAAGGCAGGCACGCTGAAGGGTATGAGGGGCTGAAATTGACGAGCGGCACTCATGTTGATCTTTACAGTGCTCCAACCAAATGATATCTGCAGTAAAGAAACAAGCAAATGACCCGATATGTGTGGAAGAGCTGCTGACAGTAAAATGAATTGGGCCTACAAAGAAACAGCAATGTAACTGGAAACCTACCCTATCGTAAAGCTGCGTGTACATCgtcatgatgaagatgatggcaGCATGAGAGCAGCCTAGAGgagccagcagcaggaaacttGTGAAGTA
Coding sequences:
- the coasy gene encoding bifunctional coenzyme A synthase codes for the protein MSMFSTGILVLTSPLHTLQLRIAPVLSSAAQLVERTLYVHLHPGLNLGSSTQPRPVFIPPVVDLSSFISRVYSNAADICGHLDVRVLLTNVCATNGGQTIANCPFPTPQCLSHSPEVVLTDFPLHDPGQSHQVTQCLQRYTGHCYVCSPSLSSVLLHPQLVKFLDKEEALETAERKAEFLHTYNDVVVGGTFDRLHGAHKTLLNISCLLANRRFLIGVCDQAMLKKKMLKELIEPYALRVEKLQEFLRDVKPSIQVEIVPLEDPYGISVVDPLLQCIVVSEETRKGGEAVNKKRIENGLSALVLHEIQLLKDSHHSETEEEKISSSSLRSRLLGTLLTPPTDTAHLPPLPYVIGLTGGSGSGKSSIARHLEALGAVRIDCDKLGHEVYWPGTAAYHRVLEEFGPDLMNEDKTINRRALGRKVFGNKERLKALTDIVWPEIALLVKDKIRQAREDGKQVCVVDAAVLLEAGWTDMVHEVWVTIIPDEEAVTRITERDGVSSEDALRRLQSQWSNAKQVERANVVLSTLWEPQVTQKQVLKAWNLLQKRIQQTGR
- the zdhhc6 gene encoding palmitoyltransferase ZDHHC6 isoform X2, whose product is MNIFSMVVTFENLHEVRRLCHWGPIIALSVISICSTMAIFDSIIWYWPLDTTGGSINFIMLINWTVLILYNYFNAMFVGPGYIPLDWKPGNQHHTQYLQYCKVCHGYKAPRSHHCRKCNRCVMKMDHHCPWINNCCGHLNHAYFTSFLLLAPLGCSHAAIIFIMTMYTQLYDRISFGWSTVKINMSAARQFQPLIPFSVPAFAATLFALGLALGTTIAVGMLFFIQMKVIIRNKTSIESWIEEKAKDRIQHYQTGEEFIFPYDLGSCWLNFKQVFTWTGMPKGDGLEWPVHPKCHQHTLTIEQLKQKADKRVRSVQYQAVEDYNGACCPLSKGLQTFFRTPCTEEPRIPLSKGETILATRGTKWWMYGDKMLSEQQVAVGERVRGWFPRRCVEKCHYDSAASENTSEKKVN
- the zdhhc6 gene encoding palmitoyltransferase ZDHHC6 isoform X1; its protein translation is MNIFSMVVTFENLHEVRRLCHWGPIIALSVISICSTMAIFDSIIWYWPLDTTGGSINFIMLINWTVLILYNYFNAMFVGPGYIPLDWKPGNQHHTQYLQYCKVCHGYKAPRSHHCRKCNRCVMKMDHHCPWINNCCGHLNHAYFTSFLLLAPLGCSHAAIIFIMTMYTQLYDRISFGWSTVKINMSAARQFQPLIPFSVPAFAATLFALGLALGTTIAVGMLFFIQMKVIIRNKTSIESWIEEKAKDRIQHYQTGEEFIFPYDLGSCWLNFKQVFTWTGMPKGDGLEWPVHPKCHQHTLTIEQLKQKADKRVRSQVQYQAVEDYNGACCPLSKGLQTFFRTPCTEEPRIPLSKGETILATRGTKWWMYGDKMLSEQQVAVGERVRGWFPRRCVEKCHYDSAASENTSEKKVN